A portion of the Candidatus Bathyarchaeota archaeon genome contains these proteins:
- a CDS encoding ribonuclease H-like domain-containing protein, whose product MPGRVSSEALRDVSPMTHRRFLEGSNTPPRQGVGLQLRGIGGWRQPLIGFDIETYSPKGFPGEGQDPVVAATLALALERDVRCGLMLISLIYPPHLEERLLMSLQSLLSSIGDGCLVTYNGRRFDLGYLAHRGGIYGMDFEGVFSNYGHLDLYEALRLLGIRMPGYGQKTVERCMGIMRVVDDVSGASYHEAFQGFMRSGSLKPLFYNIEDAVGCLLILMELMRSMGNQF is encoded by the coding sequence TTGCCGGGAAGGGTTTCTTCTGAGGCTTTGCGGGATGTGAGCCCGATGACCCATAGGCGGTTTCTAGAGGGCTCGAACACCCCACCACGCCAGGGGGTCGGCCTACAGCTGAGGGGTATTGGAGGGTGGAGGCAGCCGTTAATAGGTTTTGACATAGAGACCTACAGTCCCAAAGGCTTCCCCGGGGAGGGGCAGGACCCCGTGGTTGCAGCTACCCTGGCCTTGGCGCTGGAGAGGGATGTGAGGTGCGGCCTGATGCTGATCTCTTTGATCTATCCTCCACACCTGGAGGAGAGGCTGCTGATGTCGCTCCAAAGCCTCCTGTCATCCATCGGGGATGGCTGCCTGGTCACCTATAACGGTAGGCGGTTCGACTTGGGGTATCTGGCTCACCGGGGAGGGATCTACGGGATGGACTTTGAGGGGGTGTTCTCAAACTATGGGCATCTAGACCTCTACGAGGCTCTGAGGCTTCTGGGGATAAGGATGCCGGGATATGGGCAGAAGACTGTTGAGAGGTGCATGGGCATCATGCGGGTCGTTGATGATGTTTCGGGGGCCTCATACCATGAGGCTTTCCAGGGATTTATGAGGTCCGGAAGCCTGAAGCCCCTCTTCTACAACATCGAGGATGCCGTCGGATGCCTCCTCATACTGATGGAGCTTATGCGCTCCATGGGGAACCAATTTTAA